A genomic region of Oncorhynchus mykiss isolate Arlee chromosome 2, USDA_OmykA_1.1, whole genome shotgun sequence contains the following coding sequences:
- the apoc2 gene encoding apolipoprotein C-II precursor translates to MNKLLVITVLVTLLGLSAQGLRLPRQAEEGTPEEPAADVAEADGEQGTLEKLTSVVKGYYDTSISTASSWLDSIDGLKLKEKAKNAISDTTVAAMTYAGILQDQVYHILYQQ, encoded by the exons ATGAACAAGCTTCTGGTCATCACTGTGCTCGTCACTCTTCTGGGCCTCA GTGCTCAGGGCCTCCGTCTGCCTAGGCAAGCTGAGGAGGGTACGCCTGAGGAACCGGCCGCTGATGTTGCTGAGGCTGATGGAGAGCAGGGAACCCTGGAAAAGCTGACCAGCGTCGTCAAGGGCTACTACGACACATCCATCAGCACCGCCTCTAGCTGGCTGGACAGCATCGATGGCCTGAAGCTGAAGGAGAAGGCcaa GAATGCCATCAGTGACACCACCGTGGCGGCGATGACTTACGCTGGCATCCTGCAGGACCAGGTCTACCACATCTTATACCAACAGTAA
- the LOC110537956 gene encoding trypsinogen-like protein 3, with the protein MKLLLLALALGCAAAVPVEENGALLQEVCQPHSRPWQVYLWNTKGGWYGEERCSGALINEWWVLTAWNCFVEPGHTMVSLGEHDLTVEEGTEQHIRVARYVQHGPYARGPSHSLAMVKLAEPARFTQHIMPVALPTRCTQLHEKCLVSGWGSTVPGQDEPNLILKCETQRVIDDKMCQIAFPLYWIEHAFCAKTIISTDNCLSDQGSTVVCGGELQGLFWSSSSDVGLYTRLCLYLDWISDIMNTPDPTPEPAWTTPAAATTW; encoded by the exons ATGAAGCTGCTACTGCTGGCCTTGGCTTTGGGGTGTGCAG cGGCTGTTCCAGTGGAGGAGAATGGAGCGTTGTTGCAGGAAGTTTGCCAACCCCACTCCAGACCCTGGCAGGTCTACCTGTGGAACACTAAGGGGGGCTGGTATGGGGAGGAAAGGTGTAGTGGTGCCCTCATCAACGAGTGGTGGGTGCTTACCGCCTGGAACTGCTTTGTCGA acctgGCCACACTATGGTTTCTCTGGGGGAGCATGACCTGACAGTGGAGGAAGGGACAGAGCAACACATCCGGGTGGCCAGATATGTGCAGCACGGGCCGTACGCACGAGGCCCCTCACACAGCCTGGCAATGGTGAAGCTGGCAGAGCCTGCCCGGTTCACTCAGCATATCATGCCCGTAGCCCTACCCACACGCTGCACTCAGCTCCACGAGAAGTGTCTGGTGAGCGGCTGGGGCTCCACCGTACCGGGACAGG ACGAGCCCAATCTAATCCTGAAGTGTGAAACACAGCGGGTCATTGATGACAAGATGTGCCAGATAGCCTTTCCCCTTTATTGGATTGAACATGCATTCTGTGCTAAAACCATCATCTCAACAGACAACTGCCTG tctGACCAGGGCAGTACTGTGGTCTGTGGGGGTGAGCTACAGGGGTTGTTCTGGTCCAGTTCTTCTGACGTTGGTTTGTACACCCGCCTGTGCCTGTACCTTGACTGGatcagtgacatcatgaacaccCCTGATCCTACACCTGAACCTGCGTGGACCACCCCAGCAGCAGCTACAACATGGTGA